CCGTGGACTCATCAGGCATTTTGAGGACATTTACCGGATCAGGAAGGAAGATCTGCTTGAGCTGCCGCGTTTTGCCGAAAAATCGGCACAGAATCTGATAGATGCCATTGAAAAATCTAAGCATGCGACACTTGCCAGATTTCTCTTTGCCATCGGCATTGTCCATGTCGGCGAATATGCAGCAAAGCTTCTTGCCAGAAACTTCAGGGAACTGGATGAGCTCTCTTATGTCAAAAAAGAGTCGATCCTTGGGATTAAGCAGATAGGAGAAAAAATCGCGGCATCTGTTTCCGGTTTTTTTAATGACGAGAAGAATATCGACCTGCTCAATTCCATAAAGAAACTCGGCATGAATCTCTCAAACCCGGACTTTACCGCTGAGGAGAAGAGAGAGCTTCCCTTGAGAGGCATGACCTTTGTCATTACCGGTTCGTTGCCAATCGCAAGGAAAGAAGTGGAGGGCCTGATCGAACATAACGGCGGTCATGCAGCATCCGCCGTCTCTGCGAGCACCGATTATGTGGTGGCAGGTCAAGATGCAGGATCAAAGTTGAACAAAGCAATAAAACTGGGCATAAAAACAATCTCATATGAGAAACTATTGGACATGATAGAAGGAGACAAAGGACAGCAGAGGTTGTTCTGACCTTTATGAAAAGACTGACTGAAAAAGAACTGAAAGCAGCGCCGGACTATAAAGAGCTCAAATGGTATCAGGGCATAGCCGTAATTGTGGCAGCCTTTGGAGAGACCTGGAAGCGGCTGTCTGACACGCAGGACTACACGGATGCCGACTACTTTGTGGTTATGGACGAAGACGACAGGGGATCTTTTTTCGGAACTTACTCAGACGACGAACCCATAGAACCGAGCAACTAACCTATCAACTCTCCGGCGTCACCGGCTGCTGAACCGGGGATACGCTGCAAATCTCTTCTGATAATTCAGGCTTGAAATCATTTTTGAATATGGTGAGAATAATGTGGGGGATCGCCTCAGCAAGATATGCGACCACAGTCGCCCAAAAAGCCATCATAAGCAGGACCTTTAAGTCCCTTACCTGATCAGTAACAATTGCATTCAGCAGATAGCAGAACGTAAAGAAAAGTCCCCAGATAAGCGGAGCAACAAATGCGATAAGAATTAATATGCGGTGGGGCTTATTCGCTGCCAGCTTCCAAACTCCTGCCGCAAACAGAAGATAGGGCACAAAAACACGGACTGCATCGAACATATGTTTTAAGATAAACGCATAGCCCTCTTTATTAACGAATGAAAAAATGAGCAGACCAAGGAACCACATTACGAGAGGGAAAAACAGAGACCATTGAAAGAATCTTGATTGCGTCATAATTTATGAAATAACTTTAAAGACCGGCGGACCGATTGTCAACGTGAAATTTCAATTATAATTTTGGCTATTTCTTGTATTTTATATGCGGACTTCTTATCTGCCGAAACACACACCGACAGATTCGGCTGCCTTCACCAGATTCCCTGCAGGGTCAACCAGCTTCATTTTCCTGATCGCCTTTTCAAGCGGCACTGATGTGATATCAGGCGGCCGGTAAGAGACCATATGACCAAACTTCCTCTGTGCGATCAGCTCTACTGCCTTCACGCCGTATTGTGTTGCAAGGATTCTATCTGACGCGCAGGGAGAGCCGCCGCGCTGAACATGACCGAGAACCGTTACCCGCACATCCATACCCGTGATTTTCCTGACGCCCTCTGCAACCCTGTCTCCCATCCCTGCAAAACGCAGGGCATATCCGGAGGAATCCTTTTCGAGCACTGCCATCTCTCCGCCAAGGGGCTTGGCGCCTTCAGCCACTACCACAATGCTTGAATTGCAGTTCGCCTTTTTCCGCTCTATGATCTTGGCACAGACCTGTTTCATGTCATAGGGAATTTCCGGAATGAGGATCACATCAGCGCTCCCGGCAATGCCGGCCTCAAGCGCAATCCAACCGGCATAACGGCCCATCACCTCAACCACGATAACCCGATGATGGCTCTCTGCCGTAGTGTGGAGCTTATCCAGGGCATCGGTCGCAGTCTCAACCGCAGTTGTAAAGCCGAACGTCACATGCGTTGCCGAAAGATCGTTGTCAATGGTCTTTGGAACGCCGATCACCCTGATACCTTTTTTGAAAAACTTCTGCGCGATACCAAGTGAGCCGTCGCCACCGATCACAATGATCGCATCGAGCTTAAGCTTCTTCATGTTTTTGATGACGCTGTCAGAAAGATCTTTTTCGACCTGCTTACCTTTTTCCATCATCTTGACTGCAAAAGGGTTCCCCCTGTTCGTTGTACCGAGGATTGTGCCTCCCCTGAATAGGATGCCGCGCGTGTTCCAGGGCGTGAGCTCCTTGGTATTGGTCTTGCCCATGAGGCCTTCAAAACCGTCAAATATACCAATGACCTTCCAGCCATACATAATATTTGCAGTCCGCACGACCGCCCTGATCACGCCGTTTAAGCCAGGGGCATCACCCCCGCCTGTCAGGATGCCTATTCGCATATCGTTTCTCCTTTTCATAGCTTTGTCGTCTCCTGGCCGAGCCACTGAAGATACTCGTCAGAGCCTCCAATGACAGGGAGGGCAATGATCTCAGGCACTGTGTAGGGATGGATCTCCTTTACCCTCTTTTCGAGGTCCCTGAAGAACTCCTGTTTTGTCTTCACGAGCATAAGGACCTCGGCTTCGTCCTCGATCTTCCCCTGCCAGCGGTA
This genomic stretch from Nitrospirota bacterium harbors:
- a CDS encoding ATP-dependent 6-phosphofructokinase, with the protein product MKRRNDMRIGILTGGGDAPGLNGVIRAVVRTANIMYGWKVIGIFDGFEGLMGKTNTKELTPWNTRGILFRGGTILGTTNRGNPFAVKMMEKGKQVEKDLSDSVIKNMKKLKLDAIIVIGGDGSLGIAQKFFKKGIRVIGVPKTIDNDLSATHVTFGFTTAVETATDALDKLHTTAESHHRVIVVEVMGRYAGWIALEAGIAGSADVILIPEIPYDMKQVCAKIIERKKANCNSSIVVVAEGAKPLGGEMAVLEKDSSGYALRFAGMGDRVAEGVRKITGMDVRVTVLGHVQRGGSPCASDRILATQYGVKAVELIAQRKFGHMVSYRPPDITSVPLEKAIRKMKLVDPAGNLVKAAESVGVCFGR
- a CDS encoding divalent-cation tolerance protein CutA encodes the protein MTDFVIVLITAPNEDDAAKMANDLVASRLAACVNIIRNIRSIYRWQGKIEDEAEVLMLVKTKQEFFRDLEKRVKEIHPYTVPEIIALPVIGGSDEYLQWLGQETTKL